The Saccharomonospora cyanea NA-134 genome includes a region encoding these proteins:
- a CDS encoding GbsR/MarR family transcriptional regulator produces MERSPEGGRPSADMSPAEELALTLTRNGLQRMTARVLAALLFTEQETLTAGELGERLRASAGSVSTALRTLTTTGLVERVPVPGSTRTHYRCPDDAWVRLMSTQNEVVRAMLAAAERGIEAAGDDSAAGRRLTTMRDFYAYLMSELPLLLDRWRRPNPGTAAGGERR; encoded by the coding sequence ATGGAGAGATCACCGGAGGGCGGGCGGCCGTCGGCCGACATGTCACCCGCCGAGGAACTGGCGTTGACGCTGACCCGCAACGGGCTGCAGCGAATGACCGCGCGGGTCCTGGCTGCGCTGCTGTTCACCGAGCAGGAGACGCTGACGGCCGGAGAGCTCGGCGAGCGACTGCGAGCGAGCGCGGGCTCGGTGTCGACCGCGCTCAGGACGCTGACCACGACGGGCCTCGTCGAGCGGGTTCCGGTTCCGGGAAGCACCCGCACGCACTATCGCTGCCCGGACGACGCGTGGGTGCGGTTGATGTCCACGCAGAACGAGGTGGTGCGGGCGATGCTGGCCGCGGCGGAACGAGGGATCGAGGCCGCGGGAGACGACAGCGCGGCTGGCAGGCGGTTGACGACCATGCGCGACTTCTACGCCTACCTCATGAGCGAGCTTCCGCTGCTGCTCGACCGATGGCGGCGCCCGAACCCGGGCACCGCGGCAGGCGGGGAACGGCGATGA